The following are encoded in a window of Pseudoalteromonas sp. MM1 genomic DNA:
- a CDS encoding TolC family protein, with product MAKLMTKRVKTRLTLSAVLVAAVLSGCASKIDTHSEQNAINDFVAQANIASNVATADETNWWQKLESEQLNALVNSALANNYDLQTSQLTLKSALARLGEQKAQYLPQGGVEVGAARSDAPSVFDRQSSANVALDWQLDLFGRITALVDAANASAMSQAEQVRLLQIEVVSSVVKGFVSYQGNVEKQQIIAMQIEALEQSIEVLQARVDEGVANELDLNRTMAQLRQQEALMPAIEYAKYSDLSALAVLSGKLTKDIAINDEQNILEHDFSVALKNANEAIALRPDISRALYDFSQANSLSVAASKALLPDISLSAFAGVVSIDSTGLKNTDQQWQVAPQLQWSILSYPALLAQRDAQQFLSEAAYSDYQQIVLSAVTESELSLQMLVNQQQQKTFADERFGFANKAFLQAQAMYEEGQIPYLELLDARQDVLIAQENAVDTTIASLLAKVNAYQAFNGQWSYALNSAK from the coding sequence ATGGCTAAGTTAATGACTAAACGTGTAAAAACGCGCTTAACGCTAAGTGCTGTGTTAGTGGCTGCTGTTTTATCTGGTTGCGCAAGCAAAATAGATACACACAGTGAGCAAAATGCCATTAACGATTTTGTAGCACAGGCAAATATTGCAAGCAATGTGGCTACAGCTGATGAAACTAACTGGTGGCAAAAGCTAGAGTCAGAGCAGCTAAATGCTCTTGTAAATAGCGCGCTTGCAAATAACTACGACTTACAAACGAGTCAATTAACGCTGAAAAGTGCACTAGCAAGATTAGGCGAGCAAAAAGCGCAATACTTACCACAAGGTGGTGTTGAAGTAGGTGCAGCTCGAAGCGATGCCCCCAGTGTGTTTGATCGCCAATCAAGTGCAAATGTCGCGCTTGATTGGCAACTTGACTTGTTTGGTCGAATTACAGCCTTGGTTGATGCAGCAAATGCATCGGCCATGAGCCAAGCCGAGCAGGTGCGTTTACTGCAAATTGAAGTTGTATCGTCAGTGGTGAAAGGCTTTGTAAGTTACCAAGGCAATGTTGAAAAACAGCAGATTATTGCAATGCAAATTGAAGCACTTGAACAAAGTATTGAAGTATTGCAAGCACGTGTAGACGAAGGAGTTGCTAACGAACTTGATTTAAACCGCACTATGGCACAGCTTAGGCAGCAAGAAGCTCTAATGCCAGCTATAGAGTATGCTAAATACAGTGATTTATCGGCACTGGCCGTGCTTAGTGGTAAATTAACCAAAGACATAGCTATAAACGATGAGCAAAACATACTTGAACACGACTTTAGCGTAGCGCTTAAAAATGCCAATGAAGCCATTGCACTGCGCCCTGATATTAGCCGTGCACTTTATGATTTTAGTCAAGCTAATAGCTTGAGCGTAGCTGCAAGCAAAGCGCTACTGCCAGATATTAGCCTGTCCGCATTTGCCGGTGTGGTGAGCATAGACAGCACAGGATTAAAAAATACTGACCAACAATGGCAAGTTGCGCCACAGTTGCAGTGGTCAATATTAAGTTATCCAGCACTGCTTGCTCAGCGCGACGCACAGCAGTTTTTAAGTGAAGCTGCTTACAGCGACTATCAGCAAATAGTATTAAGTGCGGTGACTGAAAGTGAACTTTCACTGCAAATGTTGGTCAACCAACAGCAACAAAAAACGTTTGCAGATGAGCGTTTTGGTTTTGCTAATAAAGCGTTTTTACAAGCACAAGCAATGTACGAAGAAGGACAAATACCGTACTTAGAGTTGTTAGATGCGCGTCAGGATGTTTTAATAGCCCAAGAAAATGCTGTTGACACAACGATTGCCTCATTGCTTGCAAAAGTTAACGCTTATCAAGCGTTTAATGGCCAATGGAGCTATGCACTTAACAGCGCAAAATAA